AGATTATTTTTATGCTTATAACGAATACCATTGGCACTGTCCAAGCTGGGTGGAATGGACAGGTAATCTGTTTTATCTCTTGTTTTATAAGGTCTTCAGATCTCTTCACTCATGTTACTTTGTAGTCTATCTCTGCGGGAACAAATGCTCATTTTATCTGTAAACACATGCTTACCATCACAACAATCTCTTTATTACTAGAAATCTGGTGAACTATGGTAGGTTTATGAACATGTTTCCGTAGAAAATTTGgcttgaaaacttaaaagaagaaAGTAAATTAGCTGAAGATAGGTCTACCAAGGCCAGTGTTGACAGTGTTATTTCATGTTATCCTTTCTACACAGTCATTCCTCCCCCATGTTATGGCTTACATTGACGTTCtatgttttactttttaacTTGGGTAACAAgggggacttttttttttttgtctatttccGGGCTAGTCTAACTTGTAACGAGTTGTTTATGCATGCATCCAGATCAAGATGAAGGTTCTGTCAAGGGTGTGGAAGGTCAAATGAAGCAGGTTTTCTTCTTGAATAATCAAGATATGATGTACAATCCTTCACAAGTTGGTCACAGCCATGCGATGGTAGGTTGAGCTctattaaatcactacttatcccaaaagtttaagcttataggaagagatgaattcagttatttaatttatattctattaCTCAGTGTGGACTCAAAATTCTCTCTAATAGGTAAGGCCCAACACGcagaatattttaattgaaatgagaggtaaatgacGGAGGCGgggtttaagcttttaggatctttgctttgatatcatgttagATCACctcttattttaaaagcttaagtttataGGAAGACatgaatttaatcacttaatttaaCTTCTAACAAGCTCTAGACCGTGGATTATGTTTGTTGGCTCCTACTCTTTGACTCATGCTTCTTCTCCCATTTCAGGCTCGAGTTCCGTATCCTTATGTTGAGCCATGCTTTGGTGGATTATTCACTCCTTATGGGCCACAGGCTATTGTAAGTTCCATTGAGTTCATCTTGGGATCCCTTTGATCTATAGATGCTAGTCTGCTAAGTTGTTAGTTTTATCTAGCAGATAATACATAAAGTAGGAATCTGTATACTCTTATTTGttacatgattttttatttgtattcacCACCAATTTATGTTTCTTTCCTTTATTGCAAGGCGCTTTAGCCACTTTACATTGGTCTGAGCTTTGTCTTTAactgtatattttcttttcaacaaCAATTGCTTGTGATTTGTTGCTTCTTGATATGATttgtatatataattcaaaaatGACCAGATTCAACCCCAGATGGTGGGGATAGCACCTGCACGAGTCCCACTACCACTTGATCTTGCAGATGATGGACCCATTTATGTCAATCCGAAACAGTACCATGGAATCCTCAGAAGGAGACAGTCACGTGCAAAGCTTGAGGCCCAAAACAAACTTGTCAAAACTCGAAAGGTATTTGTTGTTTATGTCCGCTAAGTCGGCATTCATTTGAACACTTTTGCTGCATTTGGTTATTTGGGGAGCTGTGCATGCAAAACTGGTACTGTTTAATCTACTGATCTGCATCCCTTTTAATTTAATCCAGCCGTATCTGCACGAGTCTCGGCATCGTCATGCGATAAATAGGGTTAGGGGATCCGGTGGACGCTTTGTCAGCACAGGAAAGCTCAAAAATCCTGATCGGTCGAGCACCAGTAGCACCCATTGTGTCGCAGACTCTAATGCCTTTCATCCAAGTAAAAGTATATCCGAGTGTGATAATCATGAATTTGAAACTGGTCAACAAGTTGCTTCCCTTACAACCTGCTCTGACACCACCACCACAACCCGTGTCTCCGACGGCAACGGTGACACCATCTTTCAGCAGCCTGGACGCAGGTTCTCATGCATTGCTCCACACATGGGCGGAGCCATGCAATGCAATGGATGCCTCGTGTCTGGTGGCGCCCGCCACCCTGCTTCAGTTGTCCGGTGAGACATGGGAATACACAAGACCATCTCACTGGTCTGGCAACTCATCCTTGGCTTTGTCACTCTGTATGTTTCATGCTTGTCTTGCAAAATGTACTAGATATGCCCACACTTTATAAAGACCTCGCTGCTTGGTTTGTGCTTGTAATTCTACtttgatataaattataatacatTACTTAGGTAGTTGTTATCCAATTCTTTGCATAAATGGGCGATGGtagttagaatattaattaattgattaaagtCACTCATTCTTATCAGCTTAGCTTTTtggaataaataataaattaacataatatcaaaGTAGGTGTCATGAATTGAATTCGAGCTCTGACTACACAATTTATTCttaatttcatttaaatattttacgtgtaaGGTTTTACTTATTGAGGtagtgagagagagtttgagtTTACACGTGAGGAgagtattataatattaattaaattattaaattcgcTTCTTATCAGTTTAGGGTTTTGGAACTTTGACTCTATAATTTTTAGGgctaaataccccattggtacctgagttttacgtgtttttaaatttagtacctcagttttgttttgtatcataggtggtacctgaattaagggtaaaaacccatttggtacctctgttagattttccatccgaattttaacggctcgccacgtgtcaactgctgaggttgacacgtggcactacataaaaaaattaaaaattaaaatctttagaaaatgattaaaaataataaaattttaaaaaagaaaattaaaaaaagaaaaaagaagaggggtggctttggccaccatgggggtggccggccacccccattttggccaaggaggtggcccagccacccccttggccggtctgaccggtctggggtggccgaaccaccctatcggccaccccacagttgaaaaaaaaaaaaaaaaaaaaaattttgaagggttttggccctagggggtggccgaaccaccccctagggccacgggggtggttcggccaccccctagggccaaaacccttcaaaaaaaaattgagggtttgcccttgggggtggccgaaccaccccctagggccacgggggtggttcggccacccccatacagGCCGgactggggtggccgaaccacccccgtggcccatgggggtggttcggccatcccaagggcaaaccctcaatttctttttggatgggttttggccctagggggtggccgaaccaccccctagggccacgggggtggttcggccacccccaagggcaaaccctcaattttttttttgaagggttttggccctagggggtggccgaaccacccccttggccctagggggtggttcggccaccccctagggccaaaacccttcaaaaaattttatttatttatttattttttttcaactgtggggtggccgaaccaccccctatggggtggttcggccaccccagaccggtcagaccggccaagggggtggctgggccacctccttggccaaaatgggggtggccggccacccccatggtggccaaggggggtggctcagccacccctcttcttttttcttttttaaaattttattatttttaatcattttctaaagatttcaatttttaatttttaatttttttttatgtattgccacgtgtcaacctcagcggttgacacgtggcgagccgttaaaattcggacggaaaatctaacagaggtaccaaatgggtttttacccttaattcaggtaccacctatgatacaaaacaaaactgaagtactaaatttaaaaacacgtaaaactcaggtaccaatggggtatttaaccctaatttttaagtTAAACATTACTTTTTGACAAAGAATTTGAGCCTAttgagtgttaaaatattaattaaatgattaaatttaggatttttttttttattatagataaaaaaaaaaaagttttttagttttttttcaaaGGAACCAGGGAACTCAAAACTCAAGATCGATCATATACACTCGTTtcaatataataatttatttgacCGAGTTTAGAAAACATAAATGTAGACAtaccatatataatttaaattgatTATTACGAGAAAATCTATGGGGGCAGGAGTGGTGGAATTTGTAGAATCTTATCTATAATAATTCTTAACTAAATTGTTAACATGTTAGTATAATGAACTAAGAAAAATTAAGATTCTCTAGTAGTGGTGACAAAttctaaataattaataattttaactgaacaaaattttctatcaaattaggttaaatatatattttttttttatattttaatctattaaattaacatatgttTTTATAATACCTGATTTTCACATAAATGTCGGAATCACACGTTAATCCTATTAGATTTCTATGCAATTTTCAAATGTTATAAGTACgtaagttaattaatttaataaattgttatgTTTGTTAGattaaaaataagggttaaatacatatttgccccctgtactttacgacctttattttttgccccttcagtttcactttttatcaaatttggtacttgtagtatatgaaaagacggaaatggtacatCCGTCTTATTTCtagtccaaaactaacgtctacTCACGGCATTTTTTGTCATGTTGTTGAaaacgatgtgtaaagaattgggttctgacttcaaatttttagataccaatgacgtgggtggacgttagttttagatgggaaatcagacggaggtacaatttctgtcttttcatataccaccacaagtaccaaatttgataaaaagtgaaactgagaggacaaaaaataaaattcgtAAAGCACATagacaaatatgtatttaaccctaaaaataatcgaacaactatatatatatatatatatatatatatatatatatatataaaatttatatcaTAAGATTCTCTATCATTCCGTTTGGCATTCCCGAAGCCGAACCAAAATCAAATCACGCA
The Alnus glutinosa chromosome 14, dhAlnGlut1.1, whole genome shotgun sequence genome window above contains:
- the LOC133858096 gene encoding LOW QUALITY PROTEIN: nuclear transcription factor Y subunit A-3-like (The sequence of the model RefSeq protein was modified relative to this genomic sequence to represent the inferred CDS: deleted 1 base in 1 codon); translation: MPHLTVNCPLSWNSDEQKTRSSLSKNTSLKVGSPPQFYHDIKHLGIQLPDEELSTIQLTGPSHHKLGAMGGTNSQDQCISSESDQDEGSVKGVEGQMKQVFFLNNQDMMYNPSQVGHSHAMARVPYPYVEPCFGGLFTPYGPQAIIQPQMVGIAPARVPLPLDLADDGPIYVNPKQYHGILRRRQSRAKLEAQNKLVKTRKPYLHESRHRHAINRVRGSGGRFVSTGKLKNPDRSSTSSTHCVADSNAFHPSKSISECDNHEFETGQQVASLTTCSDTTTTTRVSDGNGDTIFQQPGRRFSCIAPHMGGAMQCNGCLVSGGARHPASVVR